From a single Arachis hypogaea cultivar Tifrunner chromosome 3, arahy.Tifrunner.gnm2.J5K5, whole genome shotgun sequence genomic region:
- the LOC112789746 gene encoding putative protein FAR1-RELATED SEQUENCE 10: MGVTLTLASPVWMMMYQNYGDVIGLTAEDICKKVFRSEERAYDFFAKLGKRLGFGVRKGDYGKDEEGNLIRRRFFCNKAGLRDQKHYNRVDRKRLHRPETHTNCEAKLSVYLDRVSFTWKVRKVNLEHNLPLMPRIMVHMIPGFRHMSNSAKAHINGMQRYGLPTSKILGYMAGISGKYSFLGFIKKDAYKYIEKSKCDKITDGDTNAAVIYLEGKATADLMSMARYNLTDDGMLANLF; this comes from the coding sequence ATGGGTGTGACATTGACGCTCGCCAGCCCAGTTTGGATGATGATGTATCAGAATTATGGAGATGTCATAGGTCTAACAGCAGAAGATATATGTAAGAAGGTCTTTCGGAGCGAGGAACGTGCTTATGATTTCTTTGCAAAACTTGGAAAACGTCTTGGGTTTGGGGTTCGGAAGGGTGACTATGGGAAAGATGAGGAGGGAAATTTGATAAGGCGAAGATTCTTTTGCAACAAGGCCGGTTTAAGGGACCAGAAGCATTACAATCGGGTGGATAGAAAAAGATTACATCGTCCAGAAACACACACGAATTGTGAGGCAAAGCTGTCAGTATATCTTGATAGGGTATCTTTCACCTGGAAGGTTAGGAAGGTGAACTTGGAACATAATCTCCCTCTGATGCCCAGGATAATGGTACACATGATTCCAGGATTTCGTCATATGTCAAATTCTGCCAAGGCACACATAAATGGGATGCAGCGTTACGGCTTACCAACCTCAAAGATACTTGGGTACATGGCAGGAATTTCTGGGAAGTATTCTTTCCTTGGATTCATAAAAAAAGATGCTTACAAATACATCGAGAAGAGCAAATGCGATAAGATTACAGATGGTGACACTAATGCAGCCGTCATATACCTTGAGGGAAAGGCCACAGCTGATCTGATGTCGATGGCAAGGTACAACCTCACCGATGATGGTATGTTGGCGAACCTGTTCTGA
- the LOC112789748 gene encoding uncharacterized protein, with amino-acid sequence MASVAATAARRAASLTRVSISTSRTPIQPSSLVPRRNLAGAADHHGPPKVNAWEDPMSPSKWKEEHFVIVSLTGWGLFFYGTYKFFTGGKGKKEEKLAEASH; translated from the exons ATGGCGTCCGTAGCAGCAACCGCAGCTCGCCGAGCAGCATCTCTCACTCGCGTTTCTATTTCCACTTCCAGAACTCCGATTCAACCTTCCTCTCTCGTACCCCGCCGCAATCTTGCGGGAGCCGCCG ATCACCATGGTCCTCCAAAAGTTAACGCCTGGGAAGACCCAATGAGCCCATCTAAGTGGAAGGAAGAGCAC TTTGTGATTGTCAGTTTAACTGGGTGGGGACTGTTCTTCTATGGGACATACAAGTTCTTCACAGGAGGCAAGGGAAAGAAAGAAGAG AAATTGGCGGAAGCATCTCATTGA
- the LOC112789747 gene encoding uncharacterized protein, giving the protein MMAYNKGLHGNIGGGGGGGGGGGGSHSHSHSHSHRGRPYALMLLIAFGAALLGVMLLHKLRERRIYNLILKDKDHQLLSVKLLLQKERDHTKELSNKNEEMKGKLYALRIQKMEVDRKVVEMQSIMDSLRDEQKVMESAFEEKQNELRTMQEKGINLGGGNSQLTALREDLKKKEEEIENLKRRLEIPAKTLNDPAIIRKTVIGNGTVEAQDQIEKEEHALDTAKAEDGDVKTEVKDEIQNNERAGEGTEGHGDDNGGGVATKDVEAEVVDSEVKKAIREEKPGQIESNANAEDEESKVRELADSAGTKKKHGRVSRMKGKRWKTIVKNKLMERNGISASHAEVSKGNEKANVEVEGELKENAAREKKEQANLLKPENHEISTDVRNMIVNDTNHQVTNNNGTGINPEQEGVDEERLTENNEDSVAQQNWSRRHINKATKDGAQSKSKVLDEEQEAIEISDVQNRDDDEEDNGEFFRDSLSDVEDDKEEYKEEINESEFQPDL; this is encoded by the exons ATGATGGCTTACAATAAAGGGTTGCATGGAAAcattggaggaggaggaggaggaggaggaggaggaggagggagtCACAGTCATAGTCATAGTCATAGTCATAGAGGGAggccatatgcattgatgctgcTCATTGCATTTGGGGCTGCACTTCTTGGTGTCATGCTCCTTCATAAGCTCAGGGAGAGGCGCATCTACAACCTCATTCTCAAAGACAAAGATCATCAACTTCTTTCCGTCAAGCTTCTCTTGcag AAGGAAAGAGATCACACCAAAGAACTGAGTAATAAGAATGAAGAAATGAAGGGTAAACTATACGCTTTGAGGATTCAAAAGATGGAGGTTGATAGAAAGGTTGTGGAGATGCAATCCATCATGGATTCCCTGAGAGACGAGCAGAAAGTGATGGAATCGGCATTCGAGGAGAAGCAGAACGAGCTCAGAACAATGCAGGAGAAGGGGATCAATTTAGGAGGAGGGAACTCTCAATTAACAGCACTGAGGGAGGAtctgaagaagaaggaggaagaaataGAGAACTTGAAGCGCCGTCTTGAGATCCCTGCTAAGACCCTCAATGATCCAGCCATCATTAGGAAAACTGTGATAGGAAATGGAACAGTAGAAGCACAGGATCAAATTGAGAAGGAAGAACATGCACTTGATACTGCAAAAGCTGAGGATGGTGATGTTAAAACTGAAGTAAAAGATGAAATTCAGAATAATGAGAGAGCAGGGGAAGGAACCGAGGGCCATGGAGATGATAATGGTGGCGGTGTCGCGACGAAAGATGTTGAAGCTGAAGTGGTGGATAGTgaagtaaagaaagcaatcagAGAAGAGAAGCCAGGACAAATTGAGAGCAATGCAAATGCTGAAGATGAGGAATCTAAGGTGAGGGAACTGGCAGACAGTGCCGGAACAAAGAAGAAACACGGACGTGTGAGTAGAATGAAGGGGAAACGGTGGAAAACAATCGTGAAGAACAAGTTAATGGAGAGAAATGGAATTTCTGCAAGTCATGCCGAAGTAAGCAAAGGCAACGAAAAAGCTAATGTAGAAGTGGAAGGTGAGTTGAAGGAAAATGCTGCAAGGGAGAAGAAGGAACAAGCCAATTTACTTAAGCCTGAAAATCATGAAATCAGCACAGATGTTAGAAACATGATAGTGAATGATACAAATCATCAGGTGACAAACAACAACGGCACCGGCATCAACCCGGAACAAGAGGGAGTGGATGAAGAAAGACTGACAGAAAATAATGAAGACAGTGTTGCTCAACAAAACTGGAGCAGGAGGCATATCAACAAAGCTACCAAGGATGGTGCACAATCAAAATCCAAggtgttagatgaagagcaagaagcAATAGAGATTTCAGATGTTCAAAACagggatgatgatgaggaagataaTGGTGAATTCTTCAGGGATTCCCTATCTGATGTTGAAGATGATAAGGAGGAGTACAAGGAAGAGATAAATGAGTCAGAGTTTCAGCCTGATTTGTGA
- the LOC112773825 gene encoding protein PELOTA 1-like yields the protein MKLKEKDFAVNQMGRVTIIPEESDDLWILYNIINPDDYVTTDTSRKVHHQLNDGKNTTASRVRLSVHLKVTYRDFDKDSSTLCIQGRNLEPNGYVVVGSFHTLTLECNKPFELHKKVWKHDIVEALEERENHEVCPDAELTINLFQQDHAEIYLIEKGVTAMVSKVETSSSRTGGRKSSSSSSFSNTKNVFFREVFAAFIKHVDLNKVKNTVIASEDSKKDEFRRFMISEAKRMKIISVEENIGRIVVAAGSGCNGDLKDLLGESTVMNLMKDSMVRLQIRALRKVWDMVSSDSDCACYRLKSVESAQEMGAIETLLISDELYRSDEVATRKRYGCLVKAVKDSGRDALVYSSMHVLAEQLQQFTGIVAILIFPLPVLDDDAY from the coding sequence ATGAAACTGAAGGAAAAAGATTTCGCAGTTAACCAAATGGGAAGAGTGACCATAATCCCTGAAGAATCCGACGACCTATGGATCCTCTACAACATCATCAACCCCGACGATTACGTCACGACCGATACCTCCCGGAAGGTCCACCACCAACTCAACGACGGCAAGAACACGACCGCCTCACGTGTCAGGCTCTCCGTCCACCTCAAGGTCACCTACCGTGACTTCGACAAGGACTCTTCCACCCTTTGCATCCAAGGCCGCAACCTCGAGCCCAACGGTTACGTCGTCGTCGGATCCTTCCACACCCTCACGTTGGAGTGCAACAAACCCTTCGAGCTCCATAAGAAGGTCTGGAAGCACGACATCGTCGAGGCTCTCGAGGAACGAGAGAACCACGAAGTTTGTCCCGACGCGGAACTCACAATAAATCTCTTTCAACAAGACCATGCTGAGATTTATCTAATTGAAAAAGGCGTAACTGCCATGGTTTCTAAGGTTGAAACCTCTTCTTCGAGAACCGGAGGAAGAaagtcttcatcttcatcttctttttcaaacACTAAGAACGTGTTCTTCCGCGAGGTTTTCGCGGCGTTCATAAAGCACGTGGATCTGAACAAGGTTAAGAACACTGTGATCGCAAGCGAGGATTCGAAAAAGGATGAGTTTCGAAGGTTTATGATATCGGAGGCAAAGAGGATGAAGATTATAAGCGTAGAAGAGAACATAGGAAGGATCGTGGTGGCTGCTGGTAGTGGTTGCAACGGCGATTTGAAGGATCTTTTGGGAGAAAGCACGGTGATGAACCTTATGAAGGACAGCATGGTAAGGTTGCAGATTAGGGCACTGAGGAAGGTTTGGGACATGGTTTCGAGTGACTCGGATTGCGCTTGCTATAGACTGAAAAGTGTGGAGAGTGCTCAGGAGATGGGAGCCATTGAAACGCTTCTAATCAGTGATGAGCTGTATCGGAGCGATGAGGTTGCCACAAGGAAGAGGTACGGTTGTTTGGTGAAGGCGGTTAAGGATAGTGGTCGGGATGCTTTGGTGTACTCTTCCATGCATGTTCTGGCAGAACAGTTGCAGCAATTCACCGGTATTGTCGCCATTCTCATATTTCCGTTGCCTGTTCTTGATGATGATGCGTATTAG
- the LOC112773841 gene encoding protein PELOTA 1-like, producing the protein MKMRSVEENIERIVVAGGGGCNNDLKDLLGESTVMNLMKDNKVGLQIRALRKVWDMVSSDLDHACYGLKNVESVQEMGASETLLISDELYRSDEIATWKRYGCLVKAVKDSGGDALVYFSMHVLEEQLQQLTGIAAILRFPLLVLDDDAY; encoded by the coding sequence ATGAAGATGAGAAGCGTAGAAGAGAACATAGAAAGAATTGTGGTGGCTGGTGGCGGTGGTTGCAACAACGATTTGAAGGATCTTTTGGGAGAAAGCACGGTGATGAACCTTATGAAGGACAACAAGGTAGGGTTGCAGATTAGGGCATTGAGGAAGGTTTGGGACATGGTTTCGAGTGACTTGGATCACGCTTGCTACGGACTGAAGAACGTGGAGAGTGTTCAGGAGATGGGAGCCAGTGAAACGCTTCTAATCAGTGATGAGCTGTATCGGAGCGATGAGATTGCCACATGGAAGAGGTACGGTTGTTTGGTGAAGGCGGTTAAGGATAGTGGTGGGGACGCTTTGGTGTACTTTTCCATGCATGTTCTAGAAGAGCAGTTGCAGCAACTCACCGGTATTGCCGCCATTCTCAGGTTTCCGTTGCTTGTTCTTGATGATGATGCTTATTAG